Proteins encoded within one genomic window of Suricata suricatta isolate VVHF042 chromosome 17, meerkat_22Aug2017_6uvM2_HiC, whole genome shotgun sequence:
- the CANT1 gene encoding soluble calcium-activated nucleotidase 1 isoform X2 yields the protein MSVQPSKHLEWNESMHSLRISVGGLPVLASMTKAADPRFRPRWKVILPSFVGAAVLWLLYSHRPPPGRPPAPNAHNWRLSQAPADRYNDTYPLSAPQRTPGGTRYRFAVIADLDTESRAREENTWFSYLKKGYLTLSDSGDKVAVEWDKGHEVLESHLAEKGRGMELSELIVFNGRLYSVDDRTGVIYQIEGTKAVPWVILSDGDGTVGKGFKAEWLAVKDERLYVGGLGKEWTTSTGEVVNENPEWVKVVGCKGSVEHENWVSSYNALRAAAGIQPPGYLIHESACWSETLQRWFFLPRRASHERYSEKDDERKGTNLLLSASQDFGDVAVSRVGAVVPTHGFSSFKFIPDTDDQIIVALKSEEDAGQVATYILAFTLDGRFLLPETKIGDVKYEGIEFI from the exons ATGTCCGTCCAGCCCTCCAAGCACCTGGAATGGAATGAGTCTATGCACTCCCTCCGGATAAGTGTGGGGGGCCTACCGGTGCTGGCGTCCATGACCAAGGCGGCTGACCCGCGCTTCCGTCCCCGCTGGAAGGTGATCCTGCCGTCCTTCGTGGGCGCCGCTGTCCTCTGGCTGCTCTACTCCCACCGCCCGCCCCCAGGCAGGCCCCCTGCACCCAACGCCCACAACTGGAGGCTCAGCCAGGCGCCTGCGGACCGGTACAATGACACGTACCCCCTGTCTGCCCCCCAGAGGACGCCGGGGGGCACCCGGTACCGCTTTGCGGTTATCGCAGACTTGGACACGGAGTCAAGAGCCCGAGAGGAAAACACCTGGTTCAGTTACCTGAAGAAGGGCTATCTGACCCTGTCAGACAGCGGGGACAAGGTGGCCGTGGAGTGGGACAAAGGTCACGAGGTTCTCGAGTCCCACCTGGCTGAAAAGGGGCGGGGCATGGAGCTGTCCGAACTGATTGTCTTCAATGGGAGGCTCTACTCTGTGGACGACCGGACGGGGGTCATCTACCAGATCGAGGGCACCAAGGCCGTGCCCTGGGTGATTCTGTCCGACGGCGATGGGACTGTGGGGAAAG gcttcAAAGCCGAGTGGCTGGCGGTGAAGGACGAGCGCCTGTACGTGGGCGGCCTGGGCAAGGAGTGGACCACCAGCACGGGGGAGGTGGTGAACGAGAACCCGGAGTGGGTGAAGGTGGTGGGCTGCAAGGGCAGCGTGGAGCACGAGAACTGGGTGTCCAGCTACAACGCTCTGCGGGCCGCCGCCGGGATCCAGCCGCCAG GCTACCTCATACACGAGTCTGCGTGCTGGAGCGAGACGCTGCAGCGCTGGTTCTTCCTGCCGCGCCGCGCCAGCCACGAGCGCTACAGCGAGAAGGACGACGAGCGCAAGGGCACCAACCTGCTGCTGAGCGCCTCCCAGGACTTCGGCGACGTGGCCGTCAGCCGCGTGGGCGCCGTGGTCCCCACGCACGGCTTCTCCTCCTTCAAGTTCATCCCCGACACGGACGACCAGATCATCGTGGCCCTCAAGTCCGAGGAGGACGCGGGCCAGGTGGCCACCTACATCCTGGCCTTCACGCTGGACGGCCGCTTCCTGCTGCCGGAGACCAAGATCGGAGACGTGAAGTACGAAGGGATAGAGTTTATTTAA
- the CANT1 gene encoding soluble calcium-activated nucleotidase 1 isoform X1 yields the protein MSVQPSKHLEWNESMHSLRISVGGLPVLASMTKAADPRFRPRWKVILPSFVGAAVLWLLYSHRPPPGRPPAPNAHNWRLSQAPADRYNDTYPLSAPQRTPGGTRYRFAVIADLDTESRAREENTWFSYLKKGYLTLSDSGDKVAVEWDKGHEVLESHLAEKGRGMELSELIVFNGRLYSVDDRTGVIYQIEGTKAVPWVILSDGDGTVGKGFKAEWLAVKDERLYVGGLGKEWTTSTGEVVNENPEWVKVVGCKGSVEHENWVSSYNALRAAAGIQPPGYLIHESACWSETLQRWFFLPRRASHERYSEKDDERKGTNLLLSASQDFGDVAVSRVGAVVPTHGFSSFKFIPDTDDQIIVALKSEEDAGQVATYILAFTLDGRFLLPETKIGDVK from the exons ATGTCCGTCCAGCCCTCCAAGCACCTGGAATGGAATGAGTCTATGCACTCCCTCCGGATAAGTGTGGGGGGCCTACCGGTGCTGGCGTCCATGACCAAGGCGGCTGACCCGCGCTTCCGTCCCCGCTGGAAGGTGATCCTGCCGTCCTTCGTGGGCGCCGCTGTCCTCTGGCTGCTCTACTCCCACCGCCCGCCCCCAGGCAGGCCCCCTGCACCCAACGCCCACAACTGGAGGCTCAGCCAGGCGCCTGCGGACCGGTACAATGACACGTACCCCCTGTCTGCCCCCCAGAGGACGCCGGGGGGCACCCGGTACCGCTTTGCGGTTATCGCAGACTTGGACACGGAGTCAAGAGCCCGAGAGGAAAACACCTGGTTCAGTTACCTGAAGAAGGGCTATCTGACCCTGTCAGACAGCGGGGACAAGGTGGCCGTGGAGTGGGACAAAGGTCACGAGGTTCTCGAGTCCCACCTGGCTGAAAAGGGGCGGGGCATGGAGCTGTCCGAACTGATTGTCTTCAATGGGAGGCTCTACTCTGTGGACGACCGGACGGGGGTCATCTACCAGATCGAGGGCACCAAGGCCGTGCCCTGGGTGATTCTGTCCGACGGCGATGGGACTGTGGGGAAAG gcttcAAAGCCGAGTGGCTGGCGGTGAAGGACGAGCGCCTGTACGTGGGCGGCCTGGGCAAGGAGTGGACCACCAGCACGGGGGAGGTGGTGAACGAGAACCCGGAGTGGGTGAAGGTGGTGGGCTGCAAGGGCAGCGTGGAGCACGAGAACTGGGTGTCCAGCTACAACGCTCTGCGGGCCGCCGCCGGGATCCAGCCGCCAG GCTACCTCATACACGAGTCTGCGTGCTGGAGCGAGACGCTGCAGCGCTGGTTCTTCCTGCCGCGCCGCGCCAGCCACGAGCGCTACAGCGAGAAGGACGACGAGCGCAAGGGCACCAACCTGCTGCTGAGCGCCTCCCAGGACTTCGGCGACGTGGCCGTCAGCCGCGTGGGCGCCGTGGTCCCCACGCACGGCTTCTCCTCCTTCAAGTTCATCCCCGACACGGACGACCAGATCATCGTGGCCCTCAAGTCCGAGGAGGACGCGGGCCAGGTGGCCACCTACATCCTGGCCTTCACGCTGGACGGCCGCTTCCTGCTGCCGGAGACCAAGATCGGAGACGTGAA